From Thermodesulfobacteriota bacterium, one genomic window encodes:
- a CDS encoding sigma-70 family RNA polymerase sigma factor, whose translation MELETLLEINGYVEFTEEGEGAFKSEDGFIPESTEKETRFVSEDGRSDENEEKKAFNSEEYRFLYTYFKELARESLLTPREEVEISTKIKRCQSKVNEIRVLRDELLKERNGSDGGNENHNGKKKDSSRQIRRLNSLMKTYASKARGLRERFLRGNLRLVVSIARKYTGLGLPLSDLIQAGNLGLIKAMERFDPARGYRFSTYASWWIRQSISRAISAQSRTVRIPEYVLEQARKVHRVRSVDHEYKGIKPIPGEIAEKTGISVKHVKRILEATNEIVYLDSPVFLEGEKITFLDFVADEKSAGADSLIARAELKERVDEALSSLTDREKEIIRMRFGMDDDTVYTLDEVGKRLNLTRERIRQLEENAIRKIARSERREILESFCE comes from the coding sequence TTTGTATCGGAGGACGGCCGGTCCGATGAGAATGAGGAGAAAAAGGCTTTTAACAGTGAAGAGTACAGATTCTTATACACTTACTTCAAGGAACTGGCAAGAGAATCTCTTTTAACCCCGAGAGAAGAGGTAGAGATTTCCACAAAGATAAAAAGGTGTCAGTCGAAGGTGAATGAAATAAGGGTACTCAGGGATGAGCTTTTGAAAGAAAGGAATGGCAGCGATGGGGGAAACGAAAACCATAACGGTAAGAAAAAAGATTCGTCAAGACAAATAAGAAGACTTAATTCCCTCATGAAAACATATGCGAGCAAGGCACGAGGCTTGAGGGAGAGGTTCTTGAGGGGGAACTTAAGATTAGTGGTAAGTATAGCCAGGAAATACACGGGACTGGGTCTACCATTGTCAGACCTCATACAGGCAGGTAATTTGGGCTTGATTAAGGCGATGGAGAGATTCGACCCGGCCAGGGGATATAGGTTCTCGACATACGCCTCCTGGTGGATACGCCAGTCGATATCTAGAGCCATATCGGCCCAGTCTAGGACAGTGAGAATACCGGAATATGTGCTGGAACAGGCAAGGAAAGTACACCGGGTGAGGTCGGTTGATCACGAATATAAGGGAATAAAACCCATTCCCGGGGAGATTGCGGAAAAGACGGGGATTTCTGTTAAACATGTAAAGCGAATCTTAGAAGCGACCAATGAAATTGTTTACCTGGATTCACCGGTATTCCTGGAAGGGGAGAAAATAACCTTTTTGGATTTTGTGGCCGATGAGAAGTCGGCCGGGGCGGATTCGCTAATAGCAAGGGCAGAGCTGAAAGAGAGGGTCGACGAAGCCCTTTCATCGCTCACTGATAGGGAAAAAGAGATAATCAGAATGAGATTCGGGATGGATGATGATACCGTATATACGTTGGATGAGGTTGGGAAGAGGCTTAATCTCACCCGTGAGCGAATAAGACAACTCGAAGAAAATGCGATCAGAAAAATTGCGCGGTCCGAAAGAAGAGAAATACTGGAAAGCTTTTGTGAGTGA